The sequence below is a genomic window from Thermoproteota archaeon.
AAAGTTGGAGAAAAAGTAATTCAACGAGTACAAGGAGTTGTTACTGCAGGATACGGAACAAATGTTCCAACATTTAGAATTGCTCAAGGTTTAACAAACATTTATGCAAATATTGAAAAATTAATTGAAGAGTCATCTGATGTTGTGTATGTAGTAACTACAATCAAGGATATCTCAAAAATGTATCATACAAATATTCCTGAAAAGATCAAAGTTTGTGAAAAGAAAGGCGGCTCAGTAAGATTGCTAGTAGATATTGAGGATGACAAGATGTTACCATTTGTAAAACGCTTTGCTGCAACTGAGACCAAAATTGGCAAGTTACCATCAAAAGGAAGAATCATCGTATCAAAAGGAAATCAAATGATAATGTCAGATGCTACTGCAAAGGGTTCAATGAGCTCAAGCACTGAAACTGACTTTGCATTATGTACAAATTCATATGAGATGGTAAGCAACATTCTCAGTCTTTGTAACTTTTTGTGGAAAGCAGGAAAGCCAGTTACTTAGCTTTAATCTAAATCAACTATAACTGCAGCTTTTTCAGAATCTTCTAGTGTATCTCTGACACCATTTAGAATGTGGCTAGTAGATGTAAGGCTAGAATAGTCAG
It includes:
- a CDS encoding TrmB family transcriptional regulator — protein: MGEGDEKTPHLSHIDELGKELASVLDLEELEGHIYLNLLRTGPITASALAKELDIDRAKTYRTIDKLVSEGLVSTTFSNPKLCIPIDPEEALKIVLRKKQDELNKIKKVGEKVIQRVQGVVTAGYGTNVPTFRIAQGLTNIYANIEKLIEESSDVVYVVTTIKDISKMYHTNIPEKIKVCEKKGGSVRLLVDIEDDKMLPFVKRFAATETKIGKLPSKGRIIVSKGNQMIMSDATAKGSMSSSTETDFALCTNSYEMVSNILSLCNFLWKAGKPVT